From a region of the Malania oleifera isolate guangnan ecotype guangnan chromosome 12, ASM2987363v1, whole genome shotgun sequence genome:
- the LOC131144385 gene encoding uncharacterized protein LOC131144385 — translation MGVDYYKILQVDKSAKDEDLKKAYRKLAMKWHPDKNPNNKKEAEAKFKQISEAYEVLSDTQKRAVYDQYGEEGLKGQVPPDAAGPGGASFFQTGDGPTVFRFNPRNANDIFSEFFGFSSPFGGMGGSSGVGGMRCRSRFPGGMFGDDVFASFGEGRPMSQVPRKAPPIENTLPCSLEELYKGNTKKMKISREIADASGKTLPVEEILTIGIKPGWKKGTKITFPEKGNEQPNVVPSDLIFIIDEKPHSTFTREGNDLVVTQRISLAEALTGYTVHLTTLDGRTLTIPINNVIHPSYEEVVPREGMPIPKEPSKRGNLRIKFNIKFPARVTAEQKTGIKKLLAP, via the exons atgggtgTGGATTACTATAAGATTTTGCAGGTAGATAAATCTGCTAAAGATGAAGATTTGAAGAAAGCCTACAGGAAGCTTGCCATGAAGTGGCACCCCGACAAAAATCCTAACAACAAGAAAGAAGCCGAGGCCAAATTCAAGCAGATCTCTGAAGCTTACGAG gtTCTAAGCGATACCCAGAAGAGAGCTGTGTATGATCAGTATGGAGAAGAGGGGCTTAAAGGGCAAGTGCCACCAGATGCCGCGGGACCAGGCGGGGCTTCCTTCTTCCAAACCGGGGACGGGCCGACGGTGTTCAGATTCAATCCGAGAAACGCCAATGACATTTTTTCAGAGTTTTTTGGCTTTTCGAGCCCGTTTGGAGGGATGGGCGGCAGTAGCGGCGTCGGCGGTATGAGGTGTCGTTCGAGGTTTCCCGGCGGGATGTTTGGGGATGACGTATTTGCTTCATTTGGAGAGGGCAGGCCAATGAGCCAGGTGCCTCGAAAGGCGCCTCCCATCGAGAACACGCTGCCCTGTAGCCTGGAAGAACTCTACAAGGGGAATACCAAGAAGATGAAGATCTCAAGAGAGATTGCCGATGCCAGTGG AAAAACCTTGCCGGTGGAGGAAATTCTAACGATTGGGATCAAACCTGGATGGAAGAAGGGAACCAAAATCACATTCCCGGAAAAAGGAAACGAGCAGCCAAACGTGGTAccgtctgatctcatcttcatAATCGACGAGAAACCACACAGCACATTCACAAGGGAAGGCAACGACTTAGTGGTGACGCAGAGGATTTCACTTGCAGAGGCTCTAACGGGGTACACCGTCCATCTCACAACCCTAGATggaagaactctcaccatcccaATCAACAATGTGATCCATCCCAGCTACGAAGAGGTTGTGCCCAGGGAAGGCATGCCCATTCCAAAAGAACCCTCCAAGCGAGGCAACCTCAGAATCAAGTTCAACATCAAATTCCCGGCGAGGGTAACAGCCGAGCAGAAGACCGGAATCAAGAAATTGCTGGCCCCCTGA
- the LOC131143939 gene encoding uncharacterized protein LOC131143939 gives MHSQGKPSYEEDRINSVDSEISKDDWRASLFLYLQDGSLLEDNKEALKVRRKAARYTLMGRELYRQSLTLPYLRCLNNEEGKYILREIHEGVCGNHLASRALAHKEVEPLATIIERNITRFVWTSVVCRFGIPWAIVINHGRQFDKERFKNFYLDLSIKLVFASVAHPQSNGHVENMNQTILHGLRTRLKSMQGRWAEELPSLI, from the exons ATGCACTCGCAAGGGAAACCCTCATACGAGGAGGACAGAATTAACTCAGTGGACTCCGAAATCAGTAAAGACGATTGGAGAGCGTCTCTATTCCTATACCTTCAGGACGGATCCCTACTAGAGGACAACAAGGAAGCTCTGAAAGTGAGAAGGAAAGCAGCAAGATATACGTTAATGGGTCGAGAGCTGTACAGGCAATCCCTAACACTGCCCTACCTTCGTTGTCTAAACAATGAGGAAGGGAAATACATACTAagggaaatccacgaaggagtgtgcggaaaccaccttgccagCAGGGCCCTAGCCCACAAAG aggttgAACCTCTAGCCACCATAATAGAGCGGAACATTACGCGCTTTGTGTGGACATCAGTGGTTTGCCGTTTCGGAATCCCTTGGGCAATAGTTATAAACCACGGGAGGCAGTTCGACAAGGAACGCTTCAAAAACTTCTATTtggacctatctattaagctcGTCTTCGCATCAGTGGcgcacccccagagcaatggacaTGTAGAGAACATGAACCAGACAATACTGCACGGATTGAGGACGCGACTCAAATCTATGCAAGGTAGATGGGCAGAGGAACTCCCTTCACTCATATGa